A stretch of Aerococcus christensenii DNA encodes these proteins:
- a CDS encoding peptide ABC transporter substrate-binding protein, with the protein MRLKKVMVGWLTGMALISAGCSQSSENSKGAAENKVVYAAPTELSTLDSSLVQDINAANYLGHLQEGLFWEDEKNEVHPSLAKELPEISKDGKLVKIKLREDAKWANGDKITAHDFVYAVQRLANPKTGASYSYLLENFENGPEILKGQKDYQTIGVKALDDYTIEIRLNRPTPYINHLLAFVSFYPLNKKFVEEKGDQYGTSAENVLASGPYQITEWDGSSNKWTLKKNPNFFAADKVKVETIEVQVMKEVSTNVNLFEAGKIDNAILTGETVKQFADHPKAVKREKARLSYLEFNRKKDYLNNAKLREAIDFAIDNKALTQQIIGDGSVATSTFLPKKFYFNPDTQKDFVDEVAVPEKADGNKAKELWEEAKKELGKDQLTIRLLADDDEKAKKECQYIQGQIQNHLPGVQVELVNVPKKNRLKQMKKKDFDLVLTEWGADYADASNFYDLYKTGNAYNSGDYSNAEYDAILAKAANEDALKPKERWEDFKKAQKILTDDHALVVLYQAAETQLRNPRLKGIIFRPVNLEFDFRTAYFE; encoded by the coding sequence ATGCGATTGAAGAAAGTAATGGTTGGATGGTTAACAGGAATGGCTTTGATAAGTGCTGGGTGTAGTCAATCTTCAGAGAACTCTAAAGGAGCAGCTGAAAATAAAGTAGTGTATGCGGCACCAACTGAGTTATCCACTTTAGATTCTTCGTTAGTTCAAGATATCAATGCAGCTAACTATCTTGGACATTTGCAAGAAGGATTATTTTGGGAAGATGAAAAAAATGAAGTTCATCCTTCGTTAGCTAAGGAGCTTCCTGAAATTTCTAAAGATGGAAAATTAGTTAAAATAAAATTACGTGAAGATGCCAAATGGGCTAATGGGGATAAGATTACAGCGCATGATTTTGTATATGCAGTTCAAAGATTAGCAAATCCAAAGACAGGAGCTTCCTATTCATATTTGCTAGAAAATTTTGAAAATGGTCCTGAAATTTTGAAGGGACAAAAAGATTATCAAACGATCGGAGTAAAAGCTTTGGATGATTATACGATTGAAATTCGATTAAATCGTCCAACACCGTATATTAATCACTTATTGGCGTTTGTTTCTTTCTATCCTTTAAACAAGAAGTTTGTAGAAGAAAAAGGCGATCAGTATGGGACGTCTGCAGAAAATGTTTTAGCAAGTGGACCTTACCAAATCACAGAATGGGATGGTTCCTCTAATAAGTGGACGTTAAAGAAAAATCCTAATTTCTTTGCAGCAGATAAGGTGAAGGTTGAAACAATCGAAGTTCAAGTAATGAAAGAAGTTTCGACTAATGTGAATTTATTTGAGGCTGGAAAAATCGATAATGCTATTTTAACGGGTGAGACGGTGAAACAATTTGCAGATCATCCTAAAGCAGTGAAGAGAGAAAAAGCACGGCTAAGTTATCTTGAATTTAACCGGAAAAAAGATTATCTAAATAATGCAAAGCTTCGTGAAGCTATTGATTTTGCTATCGACAATAAGGCTCTTACCCAACAAATTATTGGAGATGGATCGGTTGCTACTTCTACCTTTTTGCCAAAGAAATTTTATTTTAATCCAGACACTCAAAAAGACTTTGTAGATGAAGTTGCTGTCCCAGAAAAAGCAGATGGTAACAAAGCTAAAGAATTATGGGAAGAAGCTAAAAAAGAATTAGGAAAAGATCAACTGACCATTCGTTTGTTAGCAGATGATGATGAAAAAGCGAAAAAAGAATGTCAATATATTCAAGGGCAGATTCAAAATCATTTGCCAGGTGTTCAAGTAGAATTGGTTAATGTTCCAAAGAAAAATCGCTTAAAACAAATGAAAAAGAAAGATTTTGATTTGGTCTTAACGGAATGGGGAGCAGATTATGCAGATGCTTCTAACTTCTATGACCTTTATAAGACAGGAAATGCGTATAATTCAGGGGATTATAGTAATGCAGAATATGATGCCATTTTAGCTAAAGCTGCCAATGAAGATGCGTTGAAACCTAAGGAACGTTGGGAAGATTTCAAAAAAGCGCAAAAAATATTGACCGATGATCATGCTTTAGTAGTTCTTTATCAAGCGGCAGAAACTCAATTGCGCAATCCTCGCTTAAAGGGAATTATCTTTAGACCTGTCAATTTAGAATTTGACTTTAGAACAGCTTATTTTGAATAA
- a CDS encoding peptide ABC transporter substrate-binding protein, whose translation MKLRKYALTFLAGTALGLAGCGGGNSSKTDVVNRTELQEMSTLDSTLSQDTTSGNFIGQVQAGLYWEDEKNQPQPDLATELPKVSEDGLTHTIKMRQDAKWSNGDKITAHDFVYAIHRLADPKVGAAYSYLLDGFENSEEVLAGKAPVDKIGVKALDDYTIEIKLSKPLPYLNHLLAFCCFSPLNQKFVEEKGDRYGTSSDNSIASGPFQVTDWDGTGLKFKLKKNPNFYNADKVKLNEINVQVIKENATAANLFENGEVDNALLRGEVVKQYKGNPSLQYRPQASTYYIQMNHEHPALKNKDFRQAIAHAINNEELANKIKADGSTAISTFIPRDFIFNPETGADFVDDANIPSAYDVNKAKEKWEKAKAELGKSEISVKLLCSDDEGSKKVGEYIQGQIQNTLSGVHVDLVTLPGKNRIAKVNNKDYDMALSGWSADYADASNFFDLFKTGNAYNRSNYSNAQYDALLKKASIQDAENPAARWQDFLKAQKLFTEDVPAVVLYQAKDAELRNPRVKGIVYRSGGVDFDYRSAYIDKDAK comes from the coding sequence ATGAAACTAAGAAAATATGCATTAACTTTCTTAGCTGGAACTGCTTTGGGTCTCGCTGGATGTGGTGGGGGAAACTCTTCCAAAACGGATGTAGTGAATAGAACAGAATTACAAGAAATGTCAACGTTAGATTCAACCCTTAGTCAAGATACGACGAGTGGAAACTTCATTGGACAAGTCCAAGCCGGCTTGTATTGGGAGGATGAAAAGAATCAACCTCAACCTGATCTAGCAACAGAATTACCAAAAGTTTCAGAAGATGGTTTGACGCATACTATCAAAATGAGACAAGATGCCAAGTGGTCCAACGGAGATAAGATTACAGCGCATGATTTTGTGTATGCTATTCACCGGTTAGCAGATCCTAAAGTAGGGGCAGCCTACTCTTATCTGCTAGATGGTTTTGAAAATTCTGAAGAAGTATTAGCTGGAAAGGCGCCTGTTGATAAAATTGGGGTAAAAGCTTTGGATGATTACACCATTGAAATTAAATTATCCAAACCTCTTCCATACTTAAATCATTTATTAGCCTTTTGTTGTTTTTCTCCATTAAATCAGAAATTTGTAGAAGAAAAAGGCGATCGCTATGGGACATCTTCTGATAATTCTATTGCTTCTGGACCTTTCCAAGTTACTGATTGGGATGGAACAGGATTAAAATTCAAATTGAAGAAAAATCCTAATTTCTACAACGCGGATAAAGTAAAATTAAACGAAATTAATGTCCAAGTTATTAAAGAAAATGCGACGGCAGCTAATTTATTTGAAAACGGAGAAGTAGATAATGCTCTTCTACGTGGAGAAGTGGTCAAACAATATAAAGGCAACCCATCGCTTCAATATCGCCCACAAGCTTCAACTTATTACATTCAAATGAATCATGAACATCCTGCACTGAAAAATAAAGATTTCAGACAAGCTATTGCTCATGCGATTAACAATGAAGAGTTAGCAAACAAGATTAAAGCAGACGGCTCTACAGCGATCAGTACTTTTATTCCTAGAGACTTTATTTTTAACCCAGAAACGGGGGCTGATTTTGTCGACGATGCTAATATTCCTTCGGCTTATGATGTGAATAAAGCAAAAGAAAAATGGGAAAAGGCCAAAGCTGAATTGGGTAAGAGCGAGATTTCTGTGAAATTATTGTGTTCTGATGATGAAGGCTCTAAGAAAGTTGGAGAATATATTCAAGGGCAAATTCAAAATACCCTTTCAGGCGTTCATGTAGATCTTGTGACTTTGCCAGGTAAAAATCGAATTGCTAAGGTTAATAATAAAGATTACGACATGGCTTTATCTGGTTGGTCAGCAGATTATGCAGATGCAAGCAACTTCTTTGACTTATTCAAAACAGGAAATGCTTACAATCGTTCTAACTATTCAAATGCTCAATATGACGCTTTATTAAAGAAAGCATCTATACAAGATGCAGAAAATCCAGCAGCACGTTGGCAAGACTTTTTAAAAGCTCAAAAACTCTTTACAGAAGATGTTCCTGCTGTGGTTCTCTATCAAGCTAAAGATGCTGAATTAAGAAATCCTCGTGTAAAAGGTATTGTTTACCGGAGTGGCGGGGTAGACTTTGATTATCGTTCTGCTTATATCGATAAAGATGCCAAATAA
- a CDS encoding Sapep family Mn(2+)-dependent dipeptidase, with amino-acid sequence MARIDFAAYREDLIESLQACLRIPSVRDMTTAKEGQPYGKGVAEALNWIENMAKKDGFVVKNYEGHVVTIDSPHTGKEKTVEVVSHLDVVGVGAGWDRDPFSAEIIGNRLYARGTDDMKRAAVLVYYAFKILKDYGIPLKNQLRLVYGGDEETNMDDMKYYRWQVPAPDFAFTPDGTFPLCIGEKGAYTVECSSQVPKESLILSLKGGEGSNVVASSATLILKTSNSKPAEVYCNLHNIDAVIHKVEDKVQIDIKGVGAHASTPELGINAIVQALALVSEAYQDDYASYLFERLGQFNGEGVGIAQGTKEMGKLTFNLGTIHWKESGEIMFEIDIRYPNSTDSRWLAEQLQKSFPDFEFLVTYDVPWTLQDANRPAIQALMQTYKEFYPDLDQELQISGGVTYSKFIPNCVSFGASLPTDQKIAHQANEYICIDSLETLLALYTETLRKLGQLEEL; translated from the coding sequence ATGGCAAGGATAGATTTTGCTGCTTATCGTGAGGATTTAATTGAAAGTTTACAAGCTTGTTTACGTATTCCGTCTGTACGAGATATGACGACTGCTAAAGAAGGGCAGCCCTATGGTAAAGGGGTAGCTGAAGCTTTGAATTGGATAGAGAATATGGCTAAAAAGGATGGCTTTGTGGTTAAAAATTATGAAGGACATGTAGTCACTATTGATTCTCCTCATACCGGGAAGGAAAAGACTGTGGAGGTCGTTAGTCACTTAGATGTTGTTGGCGTGGGTGCTGGATGGGATAGAGATCCTTTTTCTGCAGAAATTATAGGAAATCGTCTCTATGCGCGCGGCACTGATGACATGAAACGAGCTGCCGTTTTAGTCTACTATGCTTTCAAGATCTTAAAAGATTACGGCATTCCTTTGAAAAATCAGTTGCGTTTAGTTTATGGTGGGGATGAAGAAACGAATATGGATGATATGAAATACTATCGTTGGCAAGTTCCTGCTCCTGATTTTGCCTTTACGCCGGATGGAACTTTCCCACTTTGTATAGGGGAAAAGGGAGCTTACACTGTTGAATGTAGCAGTCAAGTTCCAAAAGAAAGTTTGATCCTCAGTTTGAAGGGAGGAGAAGGTTCTAATGTGGTGGCATCTTCAGCTACACTTATTCTTAAGACCTCAAATAGTAAGCCGGCTGAAGTCTATTGCAACTTGCACAATATAGATGCGGTAATACACAAAGTAGAAGATAAGGTTCAAATTGACATTAAGGGAGTAGGGGCGCATGCCTCAACGCCTGAATTAGGGATTAATGCGATCGTACAAGCATTAGCACTTGTATCAGAAGCTTATCAAGATGATTATGCCAGCTATCTTTTTGAAAGATTGGGACAATTTAATGGAGAAGGTGTAGGGATTGCTCAAGGAACAAAGGAAATGGGAAAATTAACCTTTAACTTAGGAACAATCCATTGGAAAGAAAGCGGAGAAATTATGTTTGAAATTGATATTCGCTATCCAAATTCAACAGATAGTCGTTGGTTAGCTGAGCAATTGCAAAAAAGTTTCCCGGATTTTGAATTTTTAGTGACTTATGATGTTCCTTGGACTCTGCAGGATGCTAATCGCCCAGCTATTCAGGCTTTGATGCAGACTTATAAAGAATTTTATCCAGATTTGGATCAAGAATTACAAATTAGTGGGGGAGTCACTTATAGTAAATTTATTCCTAATTGTGTTAGCTTTGGAGCAAGTCTGCCAACCGATCAAAAAATTGCTCACCAAGCTAACGAGTATATTTGTATAGATTCGCTTGAAACGTTGTTGGCTTTGTATACAGAAACCCTAAGAAAACTTGGACAACTTGAAGAACTCTAA
- a CDS encoding M24 family metallopeptidase: MSNNRLEILKHTLIQNHLDAFLISDPFAISYYYDIEFDPNERIWLMIVQPDQQPILIANELFVFEQPEGTKVHWIKDGDSIVDCLESSGFLSSSSPSLTIGVDKSMIAGWLMPLMEAFPQITWQLAGDIVDNQRAIKSSEELTALKEVANITDRSIARLIEEVIPYGPSEIEACEALKKIFVEEGANGGLSFEPIIAYGANGADPHHVPDHTLPHLGDSIIIDVGCRHNFYCSDMTRTVYYEQPSQEALTIYQTVKRAQELGFEAVSVGQPLSQVDLAGRNYISQAGYGQYFTHRIGHFIGRQCHEKGDVSSVNDQLIQNGNAFSIEPGIYLPGNTAVRIEDIFIVHDGKAERLNNYSHELQIISPKK; this comes from the coding sequence ATGTCGAACAACAGGCTGGAAATATTAAAACATACCCTTATTCAAAATCATCTTGATGCATTCCTTATTTCCGATCCTTTTGCCATTTCTTACTACTATGATATAGAGTTTGATCCTAACGAAAGAATTTGGTTAATGATTGTTCAACCTGATCAACAACCTATCCTTATTGCTAATGAATTATTTGTATTCGAGCAACCAGAAGGCACAAAAGTTCATTGGATTAAAGACGGAGATTCTATTGTAGATTGCTTAGAAAGTTCTGGCTTCCTGTCCTCTTCCTCTCCTTCGCTTACGATAGGTGTAGATAAGTCAATGATTGCCGGATGGTTAATGCCTTTGATGGAAGCTTTCCCTCAAATTACTTGGCAATTGGCAGGAGACATCGTAGATAATCAACGGGCGATAAAATCTTCCGAAGAACTTACAGCTTTAAAAGAAGTGGCCAACATCACCGATCGGTCCATTGCACGTTTGATTGAGGAAGTTATTCCTTATGGGCCAAGTGAAATAGAAGCATGCGAAGCCTTGAAAAAAATATTCGTTGAAGAAGGAGCGAATGGAGGCTTAAGTTTTGAACCAATTATCGCTTATGGAGCGAATGGTGCAGACCCCCATCATGTTCCAGACCATACTCTCCCACACTTAGGTGATTCTATCATTATTGATGTTGGATGTCGTCATAATTTTTATTGTTCAGATATGACTCGAACTGTCTACTACGAACAGCCCTCCCAAGAAGCCCTAACTATCTATCAAACAGTAAAAAGAGCTCAAGAACTCGGCTTTGAGGCAGTCTCTGTCGGTCAGCCCTTAAGTCAAGTAGACCTCGCCGGAAGAAACTATATTAGTCAAGCTGGTTATGGCCAATACTTTACTCACCGTATTGGTCATTTTATTGGACGACAATGTCACGAAAAAGGAGACGTTTCTTCTGTTAACGATCAGCTGATCCAAAACGGAAACGCCTTCTCCATTGAACCTGGTATTTACCTTCCTGGAAATACTGCCGTACGTATTGAAGATATTTTCATCGTGCATGATGGCAAAGCAGAACGTTTAAATAATTACTCGCATGAATTACAGATAATTTCCCCTAAAAAATAA
- the metK gene encoding methionine adenosyltransferase gives MSKEKKLFTSESVTEGHPDKIADQISDAILDAALAQDPASRVACETIVNTGLVVVFGEISTQANLNYQNIVRETVHKIGYSRGKYGFDSENLAVIVALDQQSPDIAQGVDMSLEARSEEDSQANESAVESLGAGDQGLMFGYATDETPELMPLAITLAHRLTQRLAEARKSNGLPYLRPDGKAQVTVELDEEGRPFRVDTIVVSTQHSESVSQKQIHQDVRKYIIEPVIPQELLDDHTTYYINPTGRFVIGGPKGDAGLTGRKIIVDTYGGAARHGGGAFSGKDATKVDRSASYMARYIAKNIVAAKLAKRCEVQLAYAIGVSEPVSISVNTFKTSTVDEDKLLEAVREIFPLSPSGIISCLNLRQPIYEPTATYGHFGRPAEGNFFSWEKTDRVQALIQAVK, from the coding sequence ATGTCAAAGGAAAAAAAATTATTTACTAGTGAAAGCGTCACAGAAGGTCATCCCGATAAAATTGCGGATCAAATTTCTGATGCTATTTTAGATGCTGCTTTAGCCCAAGATCCAGCCAGTCGTGTGGCATGTGAAACAATCGTTAACACGGGCTTAGTTGTCGTTTTTGGTGAAATTTCTACCCAAGCCAATCTTAACTATCAAAATATCGTTCGCGAAACCGTTCATAAAATTGGTTACTCTCGTGGAAAATACGGATTTGATTCAGAAAACCTAGCCGTAATCGTGGCATTAGACCAACAATCTCCAGATATTGCACAAGGCGTGGATATGTCTCTAGAAGCTCGCTCAGAAGAAGACTCCCAAGCAAATGAATCGGCTGTTGAATCTCTTGGGGCTGGCGACCAAGGCCTAATGTTTGGCTACGCTACTGATGAAACTCCTGAATTAATGCCTCTTGCTATTACCTTAGCACATCGCCTCACCCAACGCCTTGCTGAAGCTCGAAAAAGTAACGGACTCCCTTACCTTCGTCCAGATGGGAAGGCGCAAGTAACGGTAGAACTCGATGAAGAAGGACGTCCTTTCCGTGTGGATACCATCGTAGTTTCTACACAGCATTCAGAATCTGTCAGTCAAAAACAAATTCACCAAGATGTCCGCAAATATATTATTGAACCCGTTATTCCACAAGAACTATTAGATGATCACACCACCTACTATATCAACCCAACTGGTCGCTTTGTTATCGGGGGGCCTAAGGGAGATGCAGGCTTAACAGGTCGTAAAATTATCGTCGATACGTACGGAGGAGCTGCTCGTCACGGTGGAGGAGCCTTCTCTGGAAAAGATGCAACCAAAGTTGATCGTTCAGCTAGCTACATGGCACGTTATATTGCCAAAAATATCGTTGCTGCTAAATTAGCAAAACGTTGCGAAGTTCAATTAGCTTATGCCATTGGGGTCAGTGAACCTGTTTCAATTAGTGTGAACACTTTTAAGACCTCTACAGTAGATGAAGACAAACTATTAGAAGCCGTTCGTGAAATTTTTCCACTTTCTCCTTCCGGCATCATTTCTTGTTTGAACTTACGTCAACCAATTTACGAACCTACTGCAACCTATGGACATTTCGGCCGTCCTGCCGAAGGGAACTTCTTCTCCTGGGAAAAAACTGACCGCGTTCAAGCGCTTATTCAAGCTGTTAAATAA
- the alr gene encoding alanine racemase → MISAYHRPTRITVSLPNILHNYQLLKGLRQRPVFAVIKADAYGHGSLPIAKALEAIEADGFCVAVSDEALELRQAGITSRILVLGLTEPQDACLHAQKNIDLTVSSLDWLKKAYDFLKNSSSLPLNVHLKIDSGMGRIGVRDTKEAQAIIDYIKDHQDHLTLAGIFTHYATADSSQANCKNYVENQSQFFKEKIDALHLEVLTHRPIIHQSNTALSFWYPEKTLDAIRLGIGLYGCNPSDGEVTLPSDLPILPALSLTTTLSYVKQLPAGQSISYGATYTTEKDEWIGTLPIGYADGLPRSSTGYQVLIDGHLCPIVGRVCMDQCMVRLPYAMPTGTLVTIIGTDPISGQSLSAESLAQYNHTISYELFCGFSPRIPRHYLN, encoded by the coding sequence ATGATTAGTGCCTACCATCGTCCCACGCGGATTACGGTTTCACTTCCAAATATTTTACACAACTATCAACTCTTAAAAGGACTCAGACAACGCCCTGTTTTTGCGGTCATTAAAGCAGACGCATATGGGCACGGCAGCCTGCCAATTGCTAAGGCTTTGGAAGCTATCGAAGCTGACGGATTCTGTGTCGCTGTTTCTGATGAAGCTTTAGAACTGAGACAAGCAGGCATCACTTCTAGAATTTTAGTTCTTGGTTTAACTGAACCCCAAGACGCTTGTTTACATGCTCAAAAAAATATAGATCTCACCGTCTCATCTCTCGATTGGCTAAAAAAAGCTTATGATTTTCTCAAAAACTCTTCCTCGCTTCCCCTTAATGTTCACTTAAAAATAGATTCTGGTATGGGAAGAATTGGAGTCAGAGATACAAAAGAAGCTCAAGCCATTATCGACTATATCAAAGATCACCAAGATCACTTAACCTTAGCAGGTATTTTTACGCATTATGCCACAGCGGATAGCAGCCAGGCAAATTGCAAAAACTATGTAGAAAATCAAAGTCAATTTTTTAAAGAAAAAATCGATGCTCTTCATCTTGAAGTCCTCACCCATCGCCCTATTATTCATCAATCAAATACGGCTTTAAGTTTCTGGTATCCTGAAAAGACTTTAGATGCGATTCGTTTAGGGATTGGATTATACGGCTGCAATCCTTCTGATGGAGAAGTGACCCTTCCAAGTGATCTTCCAATTCTTCCGGCGCTCTCTTTAACGACAACTTTAAGTTACGTGAAACAGCTCCCTGCAGGTCAGTCCATCTCGTATGGGGCAACTTACACGACTGAAAAAGATGAATGGATAGGGACACTCCCTATTGGATACGCAGATGGTCTCCCGCGTTCCTCAACCGGTTATCAAGTGCTGATCGATGGTCATCTTTGCCCTATCGTAGGTAGAGTCTGCATGGATCAATGTATGGTTCGGTTACCTTACGCCATGCCTACTGGGACCCTCGTCACTATTATAGGGACCGACCCTATCAGTGGTCAGTCTCTCTCTGCTGAGTCTCTCGCTCAATATAACCATACCATTTCCTATGAACTATTTTGTGGATTTTCTCCACGTATTCCTCGCCACTATCTCAACTAA
- a CDS encoding helix-turn-helix domain-containing protein, which translates to MSTTIPYRIKVTPLRKEQFEIYNRSLYHRKELLFVIRPFRLLINQNEVALNKQQILVLPSTINAQFILEENIKEISPIYAYLFSIGEPYLETITDSFVTTPELQHLFLKLQRFSPTPTAFKHLLTIVREMDRTQYFKKSDLQQKRLYALTCQLLIDISHLSTHEGFQITNRPHPQLAEAIRHYIDENYQAAIRLSDLKELFSCSQSTLNRIFEQNYHSTIHQYIIKRRIEYAHEMITLGHPIKESWQSAGFNDYSSFYRAFKKFYKYPPHLTGK; encoded by the coding sequence ATGTCTACTACTATTCCTTACCGCATTAAAGTTACTCCTCTTCGGAAAGAACAATTCGAAATTTATAATCGATCGCTTTACCACAGAAAAGAATTACTTTTTGTGATTCGCCCTTTTCGCTTACTGATTAATCAGAACGAAGTTGCTCTGAATAAACAGCAAATTCTTGTCCTTCCCTCCACAATCAACGCTCAATTTATTCTTGAAGAAAACATTAAAGAGATCAGCCCTATCTACGCTTACCTCTTCTCAATCGGTGAACCCTACTTAGAAACCATCACGGATTCCTTTGTTACCACTCCTGAATTGCAACATCTCTTTCTAAAATTACAACGTTTTTCTCCTACACCTACCGCATTCAAACATCTTTTGACGATCGTAAGGGAAATGGACCGCACTCAGTATTTTAAAAAGAGTGACCTCCAGCAAAAGAGACTCTATGCCCTGACTTGTCAACTTTTAATAGATATTTCCCATCTTTCTACTCACGAAGGCTTCCAAATTACCAACCGCCCACATCCACAACTTGCAGAAGCGATTCGGCATTATATTGACGAAAATTACCAAGCAGCTATTCGTCTCAGTGATCTCAAAGAATTATTCTCCTGTTCACAATCCACACTCAATCGGATTTTTGAACAAAATTACCACTCAACCATTCATCAATATATTATTAAACGACGCATAGAATACGCACATGAAATGATCACCTTAGGGCATCCGATCAAAGAGAGTTGGCAATCAGCAGGATTTAATGATTATTCCAGTTTCTATAGAGCCTTCAAAAAGTTTTATAAATATCCGCCTCATTTAACCGGCAAATAA
- a CDS encoding haloacid dehalogenase-like hydrolase yields the protein MTAYFPKGNWEETLYQRLNQLIDTFHASPNTPLHERAYVVFDFDNTSIYNDIEDHTTLYMTQQLAFRMTAEEFSSSLQAGPFDFNLPISPEFSSLTTLDFIQLLTTDYCQLYTQYLSPSTSSRPSLSLLQRSPLFQRFYFHMRVFYTAFNQRYTRLAGQAWPAYFYQGYSSTDLFTLTQQALKWGSQLPLTYTSLTAPLLPSSTQNFRPGFSQGLRLPLDILHLYQAFKAHQIEVYILSASPLPLVQAAVHYFGYPLAPDHILAMKLQRDSTDHMQNRMAKGAFITQGKGKKEALDQLLKPLHRQKLPIAFFGDSMGDYNLLQLGPQMKTAVLFNRYLKDNTQAFAQEAVRTYQDPSAIYFLQGRNEQTGQLYPSQSSLGLDNTLHLFV from the coding sequence ATGACGGCTTATTTTCCAAAAGGAAACTGGGAAGAAACGTTATATCAGCGGTTAAATCAACTTATCGATACCTTTCACGCCTCTCCCAACACACCCCTTCATGAGCGGGCTTATGTTGTTTTTGATTTTGATAATACCTCTATCTATAACGACATAGAAGATCACACCACGCTCTACATGACACAACAGCTCGCCTTCCGTATGACAGCAGAAGAATTCTCTTCTTCCCTTCAAGCAGGCCCTTTTGATTTTAATTTGCCCATTAGTCCTGAGTTTTCTTCCCTAACTACCCTCGACTTTATTCAATTATTAACGACTGATTACTGCCAACTTTACACCCAATATCTCTCCCCTTCAACCTCCTCCAGGCCTTCCCTCTCACTCCTTCAGCGTTCTCCTCTTTTCCAACGCTTTTATTTTCATATGCGCGTTTTTTATACTGCCTTCAACCAACGTTACACCCGTCTTGCTGGGCAAGCTTGGCCGGCTTATTTCTACCAAGGCTATTCTTCTACTGATTTATTCACCCTCACGCAGCAGGCTCTCAAATGGGGAAGTCAGCTTCCCTTGACTTACACCTCTTTGACCGCCCCTCTTCTTCCCTCTTCTACTCAAAACTTCAGACCTGGCTTTTCTCAAGGCTTGCGCCTACCGCTTGACATCCTTCATCTCTATCAAGCCTTTAAAGCCCATCAAATCGAAGTCTACATTCTTTCGGCCAGTCCTCTCCCACTGGTTCAAGCCGCTGTTCATTATTTCGGCTATCCCCTAGCCCCAGACCATATTCTAGCCATGAAATTACAAAGAGATTCCACAGATCATATGCAAAACAGAATGGCTAAAGGTGCTTTCATTACTCAAGGAAAAGGAAAAAAAGAAGCCTTAGATCAACTTCTAAAGCCTCTTCATCGTCAAAAACTGCCCATTGCTTTTTTCGGAGATAGTATGGGGGATTATAATCTCCTTCAACTAGGCCCACAAATGAAAACCGCTGTCCTTTTTAATCGTTATCTCAAGGACAATACTCAAGCTTTTGCCCAAGAAGCCGTTCGAACTTATCAAGATCCCTCCGCCATCTACTTCTTACAAGGCCGAAATGAGCAAACGGGACAATTATACCCTAGTCAATCGAGCTTAGGTTTAGATAATACGCTTCACCTCTTCGTCTAA